The nucleotide window TTTCAACAGTTGACTTAAGCCCTCACGGTCGGCCAGGTCCATCTGGATGAACCGGCCCCACCCGGCGAACTCGCGGTGACCGTGGACCAGGTTGTCCACTACCAAGGTGTCGTAGCCGCATTCGCTCAAAAGCTTGTTGGCATGCGAGCCTATGTAACCGCAACCGCCGGTGATCAATACTTTAGACATGTATGCTGTATACTGTTTGGCGTTCACTGTTCATTGACAATTGTCTTGACTATCCGCTCCGCCGCATGGCCGTCCCACCTGGGGATCGAAGTTTTGCGCTGTCTGCTGTATGCTGTAGGCTGTACGCTTTTGAATTTGCCCCAGGCTTTAAGTATCGCTCCGGGCTTCGTGCCGATGACCTTGTTCGTCCCCAGTTCCACCGTAACCGGGCGCTCGGTGTTGGGCCGCACCGTAAAGCAGGGCACCTTCAGAAAACTTGTTTCCTCCTGCACCCCGCCGGAATCGGTGAATACGCAGACCGCGTGTTGCTGCAGCGCTATAAAATCCAGGTATCCCAGCGGAAGAACTATCTTCAGCCTGTTTTTACTATTTCCAATTTCCGATTTCCCATTTTTTACCCTGAGCGGGGCCTGCGGTGAGCAATGCCGAACCGTCGAAGGACTGCCGTTTGTCTTTGTTTTCAGCCGTTCGAGAGTTCGTGGGTGGGCTGGGAATATTACCGTGGTTTCCTCGGCGATCTGCTCAAATGCTTTTACGATGGGGCCCAAGACCTTGGGGTCGTCCACATTGGAGGGCCGGTGCAGTGTCAAAATCACGTAGGGCTGTATCCTGTCCCCTTTTACCAACCCCAGTTTGTTCAGGCATCTTTTATTTTTTATTTTTGGTATTTCAGTTTTAAGCGTATCGATCATCACATTCCCGGCGAAATGGATCTTAGTTTTGGGAATTCCCTCTTTCAGCAGATTCCCTAAAGCCTCGGGACAGCTGGTGAACAAAAGGTCCGAGATATGATCTGTCAGTACCCGGTTCAGCTCCTCGGGCATGGTCTGATCGTAACTGCGCAGGCCGGCCTCCACATGGGCCACCGGGTTACCGGACAGCTTGGCGGCCAGGGCGCAAGCCATGGTTCCCGTTACATCGCCCACCACTATCACCAGGTCCGGTTTTTGGACGGCCAGCACTTTTTGGAACTTGGTAATGATCTCATCGGTCTGCCCGGCCGTGGTGCGGGCCTTGACGTTAAGGAAGATGTCCGGTTTGGGAATGTTCAGATCTTCAAAGAATACCTTGGACATCAGATAGTCGTAGTGCTGGCCGGTATGCAGCAACAGAATCCCGGGCCGTTTAGCTTTGGGCAAAGCCTTAAAGGCCTTAAGCAGCGGGGACACTTTGACGAAGTTGGGCCGGGCTCCGGCCACAATGATGATCTTTTTGTACTTGATATTCACTCCGGACGCAGATTTTCGCAGATTAAGATGATTCAATTGCTTGTCAGGTGATACTTGCGAAACCATTGTATATGCTTTAGAGTTCTTTGGCGCCTTTAGCGGGAAGGTCCCGTAAGCACAAATATCCGCGTCGACCTGCGGGTATCCGCATCCCGTCAGGTACGGTTCCCGGTCAGCACTTTCCGCACCGCCGCTATCACATCGTCCACATCATCTTCCGTCATCCGGTTATAGAACGGCAGCGTCAGCTCTCTCTCTCCCAGCCACTCGGCATTGGGAAAATCCCCCGGCTGGTATCCCAAATATTCTTTGGCATAGCTGAACAGGTGCACCGGGGTGTAGTGGATGTTGGAGCTGACGTTCTCCTGCTTCAGAAGCTCTATCATTTTGTTCCGGTCGATGCTCAGCTTTTCCAGGTCCAGCAGCACCGGATAAAGGTGCCAGCAGTTCCGGCCGTTTGGATCCTCGCCCGGCAGTATCAATTCCGGGAGATCTGAGAAGCCCTCCCGGTAACGGGCGGCGATGGCCCGGCGCTTTTCCAGGGTCCGCTCTATCTTCCGCAGCTGGTGGATTCCCAGGCCAGCCTGGAGATCAGTCATGTTGAACTTGTAGCCGGGATAGATGATGTCGTACTGGACCTTGCCACCGGGGGCGTAACGCTTCCAGGCGTCCTTGTTCATGCCGTGAAGCGACATCACCTTTATCTTCTCCGCCATCGCGGTGTCGTCGGTGGTCACCGCCCCGCCCTCGCCAGTGGTCACATTCTTGACCGCGTGGAAGCTGAAGACCGTGAAGCGGCTGATGGAGCCGGTCTTTTTCCCCCGGTGCTCGGTGCCGATGGCGTGGGCCGCGTCCTCGATCACCGTCAGGTTGTGCTTTTTTGCCAAAGCCCCGATACGGTCCATATCGCAGCTGCGGCCGGCATAGTGCACCGGAATGATGGCCTTGGTTTTTGGAGTTATAGCGCTGGCAATCAGCGCCGGGTCTATATTGAAATCTTCTTTATTGACGTCTACCAGCACCGGCCTGGCCCCGGCGTGCAGTATTACGTTGATCGAGGCGGCGAAGGTATAGGGAGTGGTGATCACCTCGTCCCCCGGCCCGATATTAAGGGCTTTAAGACACAGGAACAGCCCGGAGGTGGCCGAGTTTATCATCATGGCGTGTTTGGCCCCCACGTAGGCGGCTAGTTCCTGCTCGAACTTCGCCACCTTAGGCCCGGTGGTGATCCAGCCGGAACGCAAGGAATCAACTACTTCGTCAATCTCTTCCTGCCCGATGTCCGGGGGACAGAAGGGCAGCATGGCCTGCCGTTTGGGGCGGTTTAAGTATTTTTCGTCTGGCGTCATTTTGCTCTGTTTTCCATTTCAATTATCTATGTTCAAGATTCTGTATTCAAAATTCAGTCTCCAGTGTTCCGCCCGGCTTTTTGTCATCCCTCCCTGCGGAATCCCGGTATCACCTTCTGTATCGCCGCCACCACCTTGCTCTCGTCCCCGGTCACAGCTGCCTTATATAGCTGGGGCAAAAGCACCGGCAGGTCATTAAGCCTGGCATGCTTGCCCTTGACCATGAAGATCTGTGCGTGCTTGGTGGTGTTGATCCCCTCCTCAGCGGTAAGTAATTCCTCGTAAAGCTTCTCCCCCTTGCGCAGCCCTGTGAACTCTATCTTGATGTCGGTGTCAGGCTCCAGTCCCGAGAGCTTTATCATGTCTTTTGCCAGGTCAACTATCTTAACCGGCTGACCCATATCCAGCACGAACACCTCTCCGCCCGACCCCATAGCACCGGCCTGGATCACTAATTGCACAGCTTCCGGGATGGTCATAAAGTAACGCTCCATGTCTGGGTGGGTGACGGTCACCGGCCCCCCGGCAGCGATCTGCTTTTTGAACAACGGCACCACGCTGCCGCTGGAACCCAGCACATTGCCGAAACGGACCGCCATGAACTTGGTTTTCCCCCTTCCGTTCAGGCTCATGATCATCTTCTCCGAGATCCTCTTGGTGGCCCCCATCACGCTGGTGGGGTTCACCGCCTTGTCGGTGGAAATCAACACGAAACGCCCGGTCCCATGCTTTAGGGCTGCTTCGGCCAGTATCTTGGTGCCGAAGATGTTGTTCTTGACAGCCTCTCCCGGGTTCTGCTCCATCATCGGAACGTGCTTGTGGGCCGCGGCATGAAACACCACCTGGGGATTGTGCTTTTCGAAGACGGCTTCCACCCGGGCGGCGTCGGCCACGTCGCAGATCAGGGTGACAAGCTTCAGTGTCTTGTGCTTTAAGGCCAGCTCGGAGGCGATATGATACAGGCTGTTCTCGCCCTTGCCAGCTAAAAGTAGCTTTCCCGGATTAAAGGTGGCGATCTGGCGGCAGAGTTCCGAGCCGATGGAACCCCCAGCCCCGCTCACCAGGATGGTCTTACCGCTTAGGTACCCGGCTATTTCCTCCAGGTTGATATTGATGGCTGGTCGCCTTAAAAGATCCTCCAGTTCAATGTCCCGGATCTGATTGATACTGACCTCGCCCGAGATTATCTCCCGGATGCCAGGGACGATTTTGAACTTTATCCGGGCCTGCTGGCACTGTTCCACCACAGCCTTGACCACTTGACCCGGAGCTGAGGGAATTGCTATCACTATGGTGTCGACCTTCCTGTGCTCCACCAGCCTCAGGATGTCCTTTAAGCCACCGCCGATGGTTATGCCATGGATCTTTTGTCCCTGCTTTTTAGGATCGTCGTCCGCGAAGGCCACCGGCTGGTAACCGAATTCCGGATGGGCCAGCATCTGGCGGACCACCATTTCCCCGGCATCCCCGGCCCCCACTATCAGCACCCGGCTATAGGTCCTGTCCTTGGAGGCGGCCTTCTGCCTGCCCTGGGACCACAACCGG belongs to candidate division TA06 bacterium and includes:
- the wecB gene encoding UDP-N-acetylglucosamine 2-epimerase (non-hydrolyzing), which gives rise to MVSQVSPDKQLNHLNLRKSASGVNIKYKKIIIVAGARPNFVKVSPLLKAFKALPKAKRPGILLLHTGQHYDYLMSKVFFEDLNIPKPDIFLNVKARTTAGQTDEIITKFQKVLAVQKPDLVIVVGDVTGTMACALAAKLSGNPVAHVEAGLRSYDQTMPEELNRVLTDHISDLLFTSCPEALGNLLKEGIPKTKIHFAGNVMIDTLKTEIPKIKNKRCLNKLGLVKGDRIQPYVILTLHRPSNVDDPKVLGPIVKAFEQIAEETTVIFPAHPRTLERLKTKTNGSPSTVRHCSPQAPLRVKNGKSEIGNSKNRLKIVLPLGYLDFIALQQHAVCVFTDSGGVQEETSFLKVPCFTVRPNTERPVTVELGTNKVIGTKPGAILKAWGKFKSVQPTAYSRQRKTSIPRWDGHAAERIVKTIVNEQ
- a CDS encoding DegT/DnrJ/EryC1/StrS family aminotransferase encodes the protein MTPDEKYLNRPKRQAMLPFCPPDIGQEEIDEVVDSLRSGWITTGPKVAKFEQELAAYVGAKHAMMINSATSGLFLCLKALNIGPGDEVITTPYTFAASINVILHAGARPVLVDVNKEDFNIDPALIASAITPKTKAIIPVHYAGRSCDMDRIGALAKKHNLTVIEDAAHAIGTEHRGKKTGSISRFTVFSFHAVKNVTTGEGGAVTTDDTAMAEKIKVMSLHGMNKDAWKRYAPGGKVQYDIIYPGYKFNMTDLQAGLGIHQLRKIERTLEKRRAIAARYREGFSDLPELILPGEDPNGRNCWHLYPVLLDLEKLSIDRNKMIELLKQENVSSNIHYTPVHLFSYAKEYLGYQPGDFPNAEWLGERELTLPFYNRMTEDDVDDVIAAVRKVLTGNRT
- a CDS encoding polysaccharide biosynthesis protein, which encodes MTIKYLEKNKWTLVLLDAAAICLALWGAFALRFEGNIIEPFQSNFISLAILVALLRIAIFWYLGVYKGVWRYVGMTDLVVILKAISLGSIIIFATTWFVVPAWGYPRSVIIIEWLGDVMLIGGIRMAYRLWSQGRQKAASKDRTYSRVLIVGAGDAGEMVVRQMLAHPEFGYQPVAFADDDPKKQGQKIHGITIGGGLKDILRLVEHRKVDTIVIAIPSAPGQVVKAVVEQCQQARIKFKIVPGIREIISGEVSINQIRDIELEDLLRRPAININLEEIAGYLSGKTILVSGAGGSIGSELCRQIATFNPGKLLLAGKGENSLYHIASELALKHKTLKLVTLICDVADAARVEAVFEKHNPQVVFHAAAHKHVPMMEQNPGEAVKNNIFGTKILAEAALKHGTGRFVLISTDKAVNPTSVMGATKRISEKMIMSLNGRGKTKFMAVRFGNVLGSSGSVVPLFKKQIAAGGPVTVTHPDMERYFMTIPEAVQLVIQAGAMGSGGEVFVLDMGQPVKIVDLAKDMIKLSGLEPDTDIKIEFTGLRKGEKLYEELLTAEEGINTTKHAQIFMVKGKHARLNDLPVLLPQLYKAAVTGDESKVVAAIQKVIPGFRREG